Below is a genomic region from Geoglobus acetivorans.
AGGCATCTCCAGAATAGCAATAAGTCTCGATGGCAGCAATCCCGAGATACATGATCATTTCAGGGGTGTTGGTGGAACGTTTGAAACAAGTCTGGAGATTCTTGAGATGGCCAGGGAGCTTGAAATATCCCGGCAGATCAATACAACTGTGACGAATTTTAACATGGCCGATCTGCCGAATATAGCGAAAATCGGGATTGAGAACGAAATCGCTCTCTGGGATGTGTTCTTTGTTGTGCCTACCGGAAGGGCAAAGGCCGAGTACATGCCAACTTCACAGGAATTTGAGGACATTCTCAACTGGCTGTACGATTTATCTAAGGAAACACCTCTCAACGTTAAAAGCTCTGCAGCCACACACTTGAGGAGAATTGAGTACATGAGGGACAGCGGAACCTATGATTTGCCTCATGGGGAGCTTTACCACAGGCTTGCAGAGTCTCTGAGAGATATGCCTGAAGGAAGCTCCAAAGAGATAGTTTCCGGGGCGCATGGTAGGAGCATGGCAAGGGACGGCATCAGGAGAATGATGGGCATAACCGACGGGAGAGGGATGTTCTTCATCAGTCATGTTGGGGAGGTTTATCCGAGCGGCTTCCTTCCGCTGGTTGCGGGGAATGTCAGGACGAGAAGTCTGAAAGATATTTACGGAAATTCAGACATATTTGTCAGCCTGAAAAACCCGGATAATCTCAGAGGCAAGTGCGGAAAATGTGAATTCAGGCACATCTGTGGTGGTAGCAGAGCCAGAGCATATGCGATGACTGGCGATTATCTTGCAGCAGAGCCAAGATGCGTTTACAGGCCTAAAGGGACAGAAGTAATAATGTGACTGCTCATTTTTTGCTGATTTTTCTCTTTTATTGGCTTTTTGAATTTTTTCTGTTTTTAATACCATGCCCCAAAAATATCACGATTTTAAATTATAATAAATCCGGTCGATAAATTTAGCAAAACTTATTAATCATGGTCTTAATGGCTGGGGTATGGAAGCGGTTATCGTCCTTTTGCTCTCAGTGATTGCCTTAATCTTCGCACTGGGCGCATGGATCACTCGCGATAACTTCTATTCAGCACTATTCATGTCTGCAACGATGCTGGCCGTAGGTGCAATATATGCCTTCCATGGTATCTATTCGGTTTTCGTCCTGATTGCTTTCATATTCATTGGTGCCGTGGGTATTGTTACTGTGGCTCTTGCAGCAACATACCGTTTTGTCAACCCGAGGAAGGTCGATGAACGGTGGCTTGTCGTTGGTGAGGTTATTGCGGTAATTCTCGCTGTGACGGTTGGACTGAATACATTTATGGCAGGAGAGTTTTCAGATGCGTTTGATAAGATGCTCACGGATTATTCTGTTCTTGTTGCATTTCTGATCGTTCTGACGGCTCTACTCATGCTCTCTGCAATAAGCATGCTGAGGAGGGATAGCGCATGATTGAAACCGCAACGTCTGTCGGGCTGCTCGTAATCGGGTATCTGATTGCCACATCTGCAAAGGATGTTATCAGACTTCTGATATCTCTCGAGCTGATGTTCTCGGCAGTATTTCTGTCAGTTGTGCCTCTCTTCACCAACCCTTCTCTGATAGCTGAGGGCAATGCCATTACGCTGATAACGGTCTTTACGAGCGCAGGAGAATTGCTGATTATGATCTCGGCAATAATATTCCTCGACAGGAAGTTCAGAAAAACGACAGTGGATGTGATAACTACAGGAGGGGATGAGCTATGAGTCTTGCACTGTATGCATTTTTGATTCCGCTTGTGGCGATAGTTGCTGCGCCATTCATAAGGGGGAAGGGTGCATCGTACCTGTCCTCCATTGCCTTCATTCTGTCCTTCCTATTCATACTTTCGGATTTCGTAACGAAAAGCAGCTTTACTCTACCGCTATTCAATGCGCTTGAACCGATTGGAAAGATATACCTGCTTGGTGATGCAATAAGTCATGCCTTCGGGTTCACTATAGCTTTCGTTTCTGCAATGGTTGCTCTGTATTCATATCCGTATATGAAACACAGGTTCGAGGAGATGGGTCTCAACTCCGATGTGGAATTCAGGAAATACTGGTTCCTCTATAACCTGTATGCTGCATCAATGCTCTGGCTGGTATATGCCGGAAATCTCATTCTGCTCTACATCTTCCTTGAAATTTCTCTTATTGCATCGTTCCTCCTGATCTACTACTATGGCTATGGAAACAGGGTGTGGGTGGCGATTCTTTACTTTGTATGGACCAACATAGCTGGAGTTCTCGCGCTGGTGGGAATTCTGCTGATAGGTTTTGAAAACAAAACACTCGCGCTGGACAGCATCGCCGGAGTGAGCATGCTTGCGTGGACCCTGATTTTCATCGGCATGATGGTGAAGCTTCCTGGGCTGGGCCCGCATGTATGGCTGCCCTGGGCTCATGCTGAGGCACCCACTCCTGTCAGCGCTCTTCTGAGTCCTCTCACGGTCGGTCTTGCAGCTTATATTCTTCTCAGAATCTACCTGATCGATCCTTCCTTCATTCTGACTTACAGGTGGGAGATTTTCATATATGGTGTCATTACAAGCATTGTGGCTGGCTTTGGCGTGTTCAAGCAGACTGATCATAAAAGGCTGTTGGCGTACTCGACGATATCCCAGATGGGTTACATTCTAATTGCATTTTCACTCGGAACTGCTGGAATTGTTGGAGTTATCATTCAGTACATCAGCCACGCTTTCGGCAAGTCAATACTCTTCATGAGTGCTGGGGCAATCATAGCAACATATCATGGCCTGAGAGACCTCGATAAGATGAGCGGATTGCACGAGCAGGTTCCAACCATTGCAAATGCCGCTCTGATTGGCTTCATGAATCTGAGTGGTATCCTTACCATAGGAATGATTGGCGAGTTCTTTATTCTTAAGGGACTGGTTGACACCTATGGACTGTCTCTCGATACCATGCTCCTCGTGGTCTTCGTCTTCATAATTTCCGGGCTTTACAGCTTCTACACAATGAAGCGGATTTACTACGGCAAGGTCAGAGATTATGATAAAGTGAAGGTGAACAGGTTGCTTGACACGCCCCTCTACCTCATAGGTGCGATTTCGTTCCTCTTCATCCTGCCCCCACTTGCCACATGGTTTGTTGATGCGATATTAACATTCCTGGGAGGTGGAATCTGATGGAAGCGCTGATGGAGCTCGAGCTGAGTCCAGTGATCTGGCTTGCTTTGTTCTTCACACCCATACTTGCAAGCTTCCCTATAGCACTGATATGGCCGAAGAGACAGGATGAATTTGCCAGAAAACTGCCGTATCTCAGCGTCTTTGGACTGTTCGTGTCATTCCTGATCACTCTTTTTATTCTCTTCAGAGTCGAAGAAGGAAGGTATGTTTATCCCTGGCTTACTGCTCTGGGTATAAACTTCACCTTTGTTGTGGATTATCTCAGCAAATACATGGGCGCTCTGACGGGCTTTATCGCCTTTGTGATCGGAGTATATGGTACAGAATACATGAAGGAGGACTACAGGCTTGGATGGTACTGGTTCTTCTTCAACCTTTTCACGGCAAGCATGCTGCTTGTAGTTTACAGTGATAACCTGTTCATGCTGCTCATTGGCTGGGAAGGACTGGGCATTGCATCATGGGGTCTTATTGGCCACTGGTTCAGAGATGATGATGAAATCAGCTATGTCGGTGTGCTCAACAGGGTTGTTGGACCCCTCAAAATGTTCTGGAGCCCAAGCACGGGTGGATGGAGGGCCATATCGACGATCAGAGTTGGGGATATGCCCATGTTTTTTGCAGTGGCGGCAATTTTCGCTCTGACCGGGACCCTTGACATTTCACAGATCAACTGGGGTGGTCTGTTCGAGCATATCGGAACTTTGGGAACTGTGGTATTGCTGGTAGCGTTCCTCATGGGTCCATTCACAAAATCTGCACAGCTTCCGTTCAGCGAATGGTTGATGACTGCCATGACCGGTCCAACAACCGTTTCGGCATTGCTCCACTCCGCAACAATGGTCGCTGCCGGAACTTACCTGTTCATGAGGATAAGCTGGTACATTCAGCCATGGACACAGCATGCTGAGGGGCTTGAGTATGTGTATGCTTTTGTTCTCTTCCTTGGGCTTATAAGCAGCCTTTACGGTGCGCTGGTTGCTCTCGCGAGCCGGGAAAGGAAGGTGCTTCTCGCTGCCTCAACAATGTCGAGTCTTGGATTGATGTTTGCTGCAGCAGCATCCAGCATGTGGGTTGGCGAGTTTGCAATAATCGTTGCGTTCTGGTATCTCATCACCCATGCCTTTGCAAAAGCCACTCTGTTCCTTGTCGCCGGACACATAATCCATGAAACTCATGACAGATTCCTGTGTGGTGATAGGGAAGTTTTCAGCAAGATGAAGGTTACAGGCATTGTAACCCTCTTTGCGACCGTAACTCTCGCAGGCATACCTCCGCTCACCGCATACTGGGTGAAGTCGGGAATGGATGAGGTGCTGCACGAACTTAACCATGAGTTTGGTTTTATTCCCCTTGTCTTGCTGATAACAATATCTGCAATTTATGCAGCGTTCTTAGCCAAGTTCTTCGCTCTCAACTTCTGGAAGGGTAGGAAGGTACACCTGCACCTGCATGGTGGGAGGGTGATGACGACTGCATACACTGCAATGGTTTCCATGCTTCTCGTTCTTCTTGCCGCAATCTTTTATGGATTGGACAGTAATGCGGCGGAGTTTGTTCCTGCTGGCTTAGCCACGACATCTTTTGCCGTTGGACTGCTGGTTCTCACGACATATACGATAGGTTTCATGAAGCCAGAATACTACTCACCAGTTGGACAGGTTTTCTATGATAGGTTCTACATGATGGCCCTGAACGACTATATAGTGCCAAGAATCGGCTGGTTAATTGCACAGGTTGTGGATGTGTTCAACAGGACTCTTGACTTCATAGCTCACAGCTTCATTCCGGGGCTGTTTGAGGCGTTCTCATACGGTATAAGAGTGATTCAAAATGGAAGTCTTGAAAGGTATGCTAAGATAGTTGTGAGCTTGGTACTGGCTGTCTTGCTGATAGTTTCAATAACGGGGTGGTGGTAAAATGGAGTTTGTCATTTACTCGCTATTAATTCTCGCGGTTTCAGGAGCCCTGTCAATGAAAAACAAGTACATCGGACTTGCTGGAGCGCTGATAGCAGCTCTACTGACGGCCGTCAACAATCCACTTCTGCTCATGATCCTGGTCATTGCAATAATTAATCTTGCTTCCCTTGATCTGATGAAGGGCTTTTTGAGGGGAGTGGATTACACACTTGTCGGATTGATCTTTGTTGCAACAGTGTACGCATTCTACTCTCAGAGTCTCGCGTTCCTCCTCGGTATGTTTGTGGTGGCGAGTGTTCCCACGTACATGATGGTGATGGCCAGTGATACCGGAATGAGGGTCGAGGTGGGTATAAAGTACATGACCTTCATGGTAATTGCAACAGTTCTTTTCCTGATCGGAGCAGTTTTGATGGTTCATGCAAGCGCAACTTCGAGTCTCGCCCTTTACTACATAGGATTTACAATGCTTATCGTTGGACTCGCAATAGAGGTTGGAGCCGGCCCCTTCCATGAATGGGTTCCGGATGTTTTTGACACAGCCGATCCAATCCCCGTCTCTGTTATAGCGAGCATTGCAAAGTTCGTTCCCTTTGTGGTTGCATTCAAGATCGTGTCATCCACCCACATGGGTGATGAGGTCATAACGCTGATCGGAAGTATTCTTGCGGTCGTCTCTATGCTGGTGGGCAATATTGGTGCATTGACCAGCCAGAAACCTGCGAGGATTCTTGCATACTCCACAGTTGCAAATATGGGTTATATAATCGCAGCTCTGATTGTGGCCGTAAAGGAAGAGTTCATCTATCTGGCGTTTGCAGGAGCAATGCTTCAGCTTCTCACAAACTCACTTGGTAAGATTGGCTTTTTCATTGGAATTAAGGAGAAAGCCATGCCAACTGTAGAAACATACGTGCTGGCTCTATCCTTCATAGGCCTGCCGCCTCTGATGGGATTCTGGAGCAAGCTGTACATCCTTTCTTCACTGGTTTATGCGAACTTCATATGGGTTGCTGTGCTGCTCGTTTTGAATTCGGCCATGTCTGTCCCGTATTATGTCAGACTGATGAAAACTTTTGAGGGAACGAAGGGCTACCGGAAAGTAGCGGCGTATCTGATCACACTGACTGCGGTACTGATGTTGCTGACGGTTGTTCCGCCCAACTGGATAATCGAGTCGAGCAAGCTGCTCATGAGCTATCTTGCAATCGGAGGTGTCTGAAATGGAGGAAGTCATTGTCGTCGCATTTGTTGTGGTGGTCAGCTTCATTGTGGATGTGGCAGTGTATCTGCTTGCTAACCTACTCCCGAAGAAAAACCCCACTCCTCTGAAGTATGAGCGCTGGGAGTCTGGAAACATATCTGTTGGATTTCCAAAATACACTCTTCCAATGCAGTATTTTGGTTTTCTTGTGCTTTTCATGGCTTTCGAGCCTGTCGTTGTTCTGATACTGCTGTTTGCAATGTTTCCGGGTCTTGATTACCTGAAATTCCTCGCCATAGCGCTCGTGGCAATGCTTCCTGCATTTTACTTTGCATATAGGTTAGCTGATGAGGCTTCCCACAGGAGGGATGTGTATGGATGAAATGATTGAGTTCCTTCATAAGGGTCCACTTGCACCGCTCAAGAAATGGGGTACCAAGTACAGCATATGGCCAACTCACCTCGTTACCGCTTGCTGTGGTGTAGAGCTGGCCCATGCGTTTGCGAGCGGTTATGATGGTGAGAGGCTTGGAGTGCTGAACTTTGGAATGGCCAGACAGACGAACTGCATTGTGGTGGAAGGTGCGATAACGAGAAAGATGGCGAGAGCTCTGAAGATAACGTATGAGCAGATGCCAGATCCAAAGTTTGTGATTGTTATGGGCGTCTGCGGTATCAAGGGCGGCCTCTTCTGGAACGGATACAACATGGTAAAGCCTTTTGAAGTCGTTCCTGTGAAATACTATGCGCCCGGCTGCCCCCCAACTCCAGAGTCCCTGCTCAGATGTTTCAGAGCGTTGCAGAATGAAATTGATACGGGTGAGCCGAGAAACACAATAGTTTATCCCACTGTAAGGGAAGCTGTTGAAGAGGGTAAGAAAAAGAAGAGGCCGAAAAAAGTACCTCCTCCTCCAAAATATGTGGCAAGCAACCCGTCTGTTGTCGTTGATGTGCCGAGAGAGGACGGATGGCCCGAAGGAAAGGAAATCGTTGCAAAGCTTTCAGAGGTGTTGGGGGAGCTTGGCGATAGGATCACAATAACCGGCAGGAACAGAGTGGCTGTTAGAGTTAACAGAGATAATTTTGTTGAAGCTGCCAGAAAATTACTTGAAGCGGGTTTTGACCACATCAAATCCGTTAATGTGATCGATGTCCCTCATGAAGGTAAGTTCATTGTAGAATATGTTGCATCGAGTTATCTCAATCCTGAATTCACCACACTGCTCGTTACAATGATTTCTGAAATTGACAGAAACGATCCGGTTTTCCCGAGTTTGATTGAGGTATGGCCTGCCGCGGATTATCTTGAACGAGAGC
It encodes:
- a CDS encoding TIGR04053 family radical SAM/SPASM domain-containing protein, producing the protein MFYDIREKPFIIFWELTRACMLACRHCRARAIRKRNPDELTTDEAFGVIEQIKEFGRPYPLVVFTGGDPLMREDVFDIVEYATSSGIRAAIAFSGTKLATKERLGKLKDAGISRIAISLDGSNPEIHDHFRGVGGTFETSLEILEMARELEISRQINTTVTNFNMADLPNIAKIGIENEIALWDVFFVVPTGRAKAEYMPTSQEFEDILNWLYDLSKETPLNVKSSAATHLRRIEYMRDSGTYDLPHGELYHRLAESLRDMPEGSSKEIVSGAHGRSMARDGIRRMMGITDGRGMFFISHVGEVYPSGFLPLVAGNVRTRSLKDIYGNSDIFVSLKNPDNLRGKCGKCEFRHICGGSRARAYAMTGDYLAAEPRCVYRPKGTEVIM
- a CDS encoding NADH-quinone oxidoreductase subunit J, with the protein product MEAVIVLLLSVIALIFALGAWITRDNFYSALFMSATMLAVGAIYAFHGIYSVFVLIAFIFIGAVGIVTVALAATYRFVNPRKVDERWLVVGEVIAVILAVTVGLNTFMAGEFSDAFDKMLTDYSVLVAFLIVLTALLMLSAISMLRRDSA
- a CDS encoding NADH-quinone oxidoreductase subunit K, giving the protein MIETATSVGLLVIGYLIATSAKDVIRLLISLELMFSAVFLSVVPLFTNPSLIAEGNAITLITVFTSAGELLIMISAIIFLDRKFRKTTVDVITTGGDEL
- a CDS encoding complex I subunit 5 family protein, coding for MSLALYAFLIPLVAIVAAPFIRGKGASYLSSIAFILSFLFILSDFVTKSSFTLPLFNALEPIGKIYLLGDAISHAFGFTIAFVSAMVALYSYPYMKHRFEEMGLNSDVEFRKYWFLYNLYAASMLWLVYAGNLILLYIFLEISLIASFLLIYYYGYGNRVWVAILYFVWTNIAGVLALVGILLIGFENKTLALDSIAGVSMLAWTLIFIGMMVKLPGLGPHVWLPWAHAEAPTPVSALLSPLTVGLAAYILLRIYLIDPSFILTYRWEIFIYGVITSIVAGFGVFKQTDHKRLLAYSTISQMGYILIAFSLGTAGIVGVIIQYISHAFGKSILFMSAGAIIATYHGLRDLDKMSGLHEQVPTIANAALIGFMNLSGILTIGMIGEFFILKGLVDTYGLSLDTMLLVVFVFIISGLYSFYTMKRIYYGKVRDYDKVKVNRLLDTPLYLIGAISFLFILPPLATWFVDAILTFLGGGI
- a CDS encoding NADH-quinone oxidoreductase subunit 5 family protein, translated to MEALMELELSPVIWLALFFTPILASFPIALIWPKRQDEFARKLPYLSVFGLFVSFLITLFILFRVEEGRYVYPWLTALGINFTFVVDYLSKYMGALTGFIAFVIGVYGTEYMKEDYRLGWYWFFFNLFTASMLLVVYSDNLFMLLIGWEGLGIASWGLIGHWFRDDDEISYVGVLNRVVGPLKMFWSPSTGGWRAISTIRVGDMPMFFAVAAIFALTGTLDISQINWGGLFEHIGTLGTVVLLVAFLMGPFTKSAQLPFSEWLMTAMTGPTTVSALLHSATMVAAGTYLFMRISWYIQPWTQHAEGLEYVYAFVLFLGLISSLYGALVALASRERKVLLAASTMSSLGLMFAAAASSMWVGEFAIIVAFWYLITHAFAKATLFLVAGHIIHETHDRFLCGDREVFSKMKVTGIVTLFATVTLAGIPPLTAYWVKSGMDEVLHELNHEFGFIPLVLLITISAIYAAFLAKFFALNFWKGRKVHLHLHGGRVMTTAYTAMVSMLLVLLAAIFYGLDSNAAEFVPAGLATTSFAVGLLVLTTYTIGFMKPEYYSPVGQVFYDRFYMMALNDYIVPRIGWLIAQVVDVFNRTLDFIAHSFIPGLFEAFSYGIRVIQNGSLERYAKIVVSLVLAVLLIVSITGWW
- a CDS encoding proton-conducting transporter transmembrane domain-containing protein, with amino-acid sequence MEFVIYSLLILAVSGALSMKNKYIGLAGALIAALLTAVNNPLLLMILVIAIINLASLDLMKGFLRGVDYTLVGLIFVATVYAFYSQSLAFLLGMFVVASVPTYMMVMASDTGMRVEVGIKYMTFMVIATVLFLIGAVLMVHASATSSLALYYIGFTMLIVGLAIEVGAGPFHEWVPDVFDTADPIPVSVIASIAKFVPFVVAFKIVSSTHMGDEVITLIGSILAVVSMLVGNIGALTSQKPARILAYSTVANMGYIIAALIVAVKEEFIYLAFAGAMLQLLTNSLGKIGFFIGIKEKAMPTVETYVLALSFIGLPPLMGFWSKLYILSSLVYANFIWVAVLLVLNSAMSVPYYVRLMKTFEGTKGYRKVAAYLITLTAVLMLLTVVPPNWIIESSKLLMSYLAIGGV
- the ndhC gene encoding NADH-quinone oxidoreductase subunit A, producing the protein MEEVIVVAFVVVVSFIVDVAVYLLANLLPKKNPTPLKYERWESGNISVGFPKYTLPMQYFGFLVLFMAFEPVVVLILLFAMFPGLDYLKFLAIALVAMLPAFYFAYRLADEASHRRDVYG
- the nuoB gene encoding NADH-quinone oxidoreductase subunit NuoB, whose product is MDEMIEFLHKGPLAPLKKWGTKYSIWPTHLVTACCGVELAHAFASGYDGERLGVLNFGMARQTNCIVVEGAITRKMARALKITYEQMPDPKFVIVMGVCGIKGGLFWNGYNMVKPFEVVPVKYYAPGCPPTPESLLRCFRALQNEIDTGEPRNTIVYPTVREAVEEGKKKKRPKKVPPPPKYVASNPSVVVDVPREDGWPEGKEIVAKLSEVLGELGDRITITGRNRVAVRVNRDNFVEAARKLLEAGFDHIKSVNVIDVPHEGKFIVEYVASSYLNPEFTTLLVTMISEIDRNDPVFPSLIEVWPAADYLERELHDLFGVWFEGNPWMGRKFLLAPDTPETPLRKDFKLQDDVYIGGE